From Oncorhynchus mykiss isolate Arlee chromosome 6, USDA_OmykA_1.1, whole genome shotgun sequence, the proteins below share one genomic window:
- the LOC110506861 gene encoding gap junction delta-2 protein-like codes for MTEWTLLKRLLDAVHQHSTMIGRLWLTVMVIFRLLIIAVATEDVYADEQEMFMCNTLQPGCATVCYDAFAPISQPRFWVFHIISVSTPSLCFIIYTWHNLSKLPQGHSGQGQGVNPRDLPRDGGKDGGREAFNRSCDSDSCSIRSHRHLGHSLANVLEGITAQSQSLLKGAATTTATTATSLTQARARVYRNSHYDAPGGPGGGGGTGGVLSKYYVFHVCFRALLEVGFVMAQWFLFGFRVPVHFLCKAPPCTQPVDCYVSRPTEKTIFLLFMFCVGLFCILLNLLELHHLAWKKIRHSVRLREGGSWGNYGVEKGGQETFETFSPDSPSLMSSLGLRGVASTTLLPNLDLVVDHRPDWTCAGNCSPCNKEPDAGIETELQLPNNQDLQRGETQLLKSKGKGWKSKLRSTEVWI; via the coding sequence ATGACGGAGTGGACGCTCCTCAAACGTCTCCTGGACGCCGTCCACCAGCACTCCACCATGATTGGACGCCTCTGGCTCACCGTCATGGTGATCTTTCGCCTCCTCATCATTGCCGTGGCGACTGAGGACGTGTATGCCGATGAGCAGGAGATGTTTATGTGCAACACCCTGCAGCCGGGCTGCGCCACAGTCTGCTATGATGCCTTCGCGCCCATCTCACAGCCGCGCTTCTGGGTCTTCCACATCATCAGCGTCTCGACTCCGTCTCTCTGTTTTATCATATATACATGGCATAATCTGTCGAAGCTGCCGCAGGGACACAGCGGGCAGGGCCAGGGGGTTAACCCAAGGGACTTGCCTCGAGACGGGGGGAAGGATGGAGGTCGAGAGGCATTCAACCGGAGCTGTGACTCGGATAGCTGCTCCATCCGTTCACACCGGCACTTAGGTCACAGCTTGGCCAATGTCTTGGAGGGAATCACTGCCCAGAGTCAGAGCCTCCTAAAGGGAGCTgccaccactacagccaccaccGCCACGTCTCTAACCCAGGCCAGGGCTCGCGTCTACAGAAATAGCCACTACGATGCACCGGGGGGtcctggaggtggaggaggaactgGAGGCGTCCTCTCCAAGTACTATGTGTTCCATGTGTGTTTCCGGGCGCTGCTGGAGGTGGGCTTTGTCATGGCCCAGTGGTTCCTCTTCGGCTTCCGAGTGCCCGTCCACTTTTTGTGCAAGGCCCCACCCTGCACGCAGCCCGTGGACTGCTACGTGTCACGGCCCACAGAGAAaaccatcttcctcctcttcatgtTCTGCGTGGGGCTCTTCTGCATCCTCCTCAACCTTCTGGAGCTTCATCATCTAGCATGGAAGAAGATCAGACACTCAGTGAGGCTCAGGGAGGGAGGATCATGGGGGAATTATGGGGTAGAGAAAGGGGGGCAGGAAACCTTTGAGACTTTCTCTCCCGACAGCCCCTCGCTGATGTCGTCTCTGGGCCTTAGGGGTGTCGCCAGTACGACGTTGCTACCGAACTTGGATCTGGTAGTCGACCACCGGCCTGACTGGACCTGTGCTGGGAACTGTTCCCCATGTAATAAGGAGCCTGAtgctggtatagagacagagctGCAGCTTCCCAACAACCAGGAtctccagagaggagagacacagctTCTGAAGAGCAAAGGGAAGGGCTGGAAATCCAAGCTGCGCAGTACGGAGGTCTGGATATGA